One part of the Alistipes onderdonkii genome encodes these proteins:
- a CDS encoding biotin--[acetyl-CoA-carboxylase] ligase, whose protein sequence is MIYRIAETTSTNDDAKRPEYRHGDIVWAERQTAGRGQRGHSWTSPEGENLTFTLVLEPVFLPVGEQFLLSEAVTLALTDTFAAFGIDARIKWTNDIYVGDKKLVGILIEHSYSGPTLARTIAGIGINVNQRAFDPALPNPVSMAVASGRTFDRREVLESFHACCMGRYGQLVRGEKAALQEEYRKRMYRLGETHPYRRPDGTLVEAVLEGVRPSGELILRHADGTRHAYLFREIEFVIAGKS, encoded by the coding sequence ATGATTTACCGCATCGCAGAAACCACCTCGACCAACGACGACGCCAAGCGGCCGGAATACCGCCACGGCGACATCGTCTGGGCCGAACGGCAGACCGCCGGGCGCGGGCAGCGGGGGCATTCGTGGACGAGCCCCGAAGGCGAGAACCTCACCTTCACGCTGGTGCTCGAGCCCGTGTTCCTGCCCGTCGGCGAACAGTTCCTGCTCTCCGAAGCCGTCACGCTGGCGCTTACGGACACCTTCGCCGCCTTCGGCATCGACGCCCGCATCAAATGGACGAACGACATCTATGTCGGCGACAAAAAACTGGTCGGCATCCTCATCGAGCACAGCTATTCGGGCCCGACCCTCGCGCGGACGATCGCGGGCATCGGCATCAACGTCAACCAGCGTGCGTTCGACCCCGCACTGCCCAACCCCGTGTCGATGGCGGTCGCCAGCGGCCGCACGTTCGACCGCCGCGAGGTGCTCGAATCCTTCCATGCTTGCTGCATGGGCCGCTACGGCCAGCTCGTACGGGGCGAAAAGGCAGCCTTGCAGGAAGAGTACCGGAAACGCATGTACCGGCTGGGCGAAACCCACCCTTACCGCCGCCCCGACGGCACGCTCGTCGAGGCCGTCCTCGAAGGCGTACGCCCCTCGGGCGAGCTGATCCTGCGCCACGCCGACGGCACGCGGCACGCATACCTCTTCCGGGAGATCGAATTCGTGATCGCCGGGAAAAGCTGA
- a CDS encoding TlpA disulfide reductase family protein, protein MKKTLLLLTAATLLSGCRPTGFRYTLTGHIEGLNDSVALVESVTKDTLAVFPAPDGSFRYKGRYDEPTAAALVRKNGQTAAVLYIEPGNIRIEGRLNAEESSNHDKIEYYPSGTPANDAFGAHLRFVNRALHAYNFEDHDQAYRAALLDSLIGSSARNLAANTDNIFGVAMVDGVIHYDKDISRARVDSIVSLFPPHLRTCRLMKRPLEHIERVLRSRELARYVDFTANDAGGNPVTLSQVMKRSRYLLLDFWFADCVPCRSEMPHIRTAYEAYHDKGFEVVGLSTDKDAGAWKKAIAEDGMAWINLTDADRRVCDLYSVTKFPTNYLIDCSTGEVVARELRGKALAETLGELFKQ, encoded by the coding sequence ATGAAAAAGACACTGCTCCTGCTGACTGCCGCGACACTGCTGTCCGGATGCCGCCCGACAGGCTTCCGCTATACCCTTACGGGACATATCGAGGGGCTGAACGACTCGGTCGCACTGGTCGAATCCGTCACGAAAGACACGCTCGCCGTGTTTCCCGCCCCCGACGGCTCGTTCCGTTACAAGGGGCGCTACGACGAACCGACGGCAGCCGCCCTCGTGCGTAAAAACGGACAAACCGCCGCGGTGCTCTATATCGAGCCAGGCAATATCCGCATCGAGGGACGCCTGAATGCCGAGGAGTCCAGCAACCACGACAAAATCGAGTACTATCCCTCCGGCACCCCGGCCAACGACGCTTTCGGGGCGCACCTGCGATTCGTGAACCGGGCGCTGCATGCCTACAATTTCGAAGACCACGACCAGGCCTACCGCGCCGCGCTGCTCGACAGCCTGATCGGCTCCTCGGCGCGCAACCTCGCGGCCAACACCGACAATATCTTCGGAGTGGCGATGGTCGACGGCGTTATCCACTACGACAAGGACATTTCGCGGGCCCGGGTCGATTCGATCGTCAGCCTCTTCCCGCCTCACCTGCGCACCTGCCGGCTGATGAAACGCCCCCTCGAACATATCGAGCGCGTGCTCCGGTCGCGGGAACTCGCCCGATACGTGGATTTCACGGCGAACGACGCCGGAGGCAACCCGGTCACGTTAAGCCAGGTCATGAAACGCAGCCGCTACCTCCTGCTCGACTTCTGGTTCGCCGACTGCGTGCCCTGCCGCAGCGAGATGCCGCATATCAGGACTGCCTACGAGGCCTATCACGACAAGGGATTCGAAGTCGTCGGGCTGTCGACGGACAAAGACGCCGGGGCATGGAAAAAAGCCATCGCCGAAGACGGGATGGCGTGGATTAACCTGACGGACGCCGACAGGCGTGTCTGCGACCTCTACTCCGTCACCAAATTCCCGACCAACTACCTGATCGACTGTTCGACGGGCGAAGTCGTCGCCCGCGAACTGCGGGGCAAGGCGCTCGCAGAAACCCTCGGAGAACTTTTCAAGCAATAA